Part of the Anguilla rostrata isolate EN2019 chromosome 10, ASM1855537v3, whole genome shotgun sequence genome, AGACTTAATATAgaatttttacaaatataatcCATGCCCCAAGTTTCTAAACCTAGCAATTTACTGTTTAATGGCCACAGGTGTCCCTTTATATATGACTGGAGATAATGTGCATGGTATATCCGGTGCAGAACATTTTAGAACCCGTTTGTGGATGTCTTTGCAACGGTACTGTGCTTATTCTGTATATCCTGCACTGTTCTACCTCGCCTGGAATCATACAGTGCATATAAAATGTTGCCTTTAAATGTATCTattttcctgcatttgtaaacatGTGCCTTTAAGCTTCAgatttttgtattcatttacatttttttttttttctttggtggggtggggagtcGGAAGGAAACTCTGTGAAACTGTTATGACATGCATATTTCCACAGGCTAAGCCAGCCATCATGAAGCCTTCAACCCTGGTGAAGCCAGTGTCGGTGACGAAGATCGTCGGCCGATACCTGGTCCACCAGGAGGGCCTACCCAAACTGCCGGTGCCACCCCTCAAACAGACCTGTGAGCGCTACTTGGCGGTGTTGGAGCCAATCATCAGCGAAGAGGAGCTGAGCCACACTCGCGAGCTACTGGCTGAGTTCCTGAGGCCCGGCGGCGTAGGGGAGAGGCTGCAGAAGGGCCTGGAACGCCGGGCTCGCAAGACTGAGAACTGGGTAATGTTTGGGAAGAGGGCTGGATAGCACCCAGTGAGAAATTTGGGGTAACACCAGATCAGGAAGAGCCTTTGTATTGTGGTGAACCTCAGATCTCTCACTTTTGGTTAAGGCTGAATATTATAAAGCCGGTCGGAGCTTTTATGCGCCTGTATAATCCACTCAGAAATTCtttaatatttgtgtttattattacagttttaACCCCACTATTTTAAATGATACTTCCTGAATTGTATCATAGGCATGTAAAATGGattgttgccattttctgttCAGTGTCCAAATTCTTTTGAAGAGTTAATGCATTCATCAGACATCTTAGGTTAACCCAATTACTTTGTTTCAGCACACCCTGTAATTCCAAGACAGCCCATTGCCAAATTCCTGAGataagaaaaaacattcaactAGAACTTTTCAAGGCTGTTGTAACAACATTCAGTTGCTGGGATTCAAATTTATGTTTACTGTTTTCTAGCATGTCCTTTGAACCTGACAACAGTTGTCCTTGAAGTTGGCAATGGGCCAACTAATGGGCTCAACAAAGGAAGTTCATGTCCAGTTTTAAAACATCTCTTGAAAAAGTCAGCGACACATTTGTTGGTGTAGCTGTACCTTCTATTGGATAGCATGTTCATTCAATTTGTCCACCACATTTTCCATGGCCATTTAttgtctatgtgtctgtgtctacaCCGAAGACCATGTTTTGGCAACACTAATGCTGTTATTAAACGCACTATACAAATCAACTGCCATTGGTGGAAAGAGGTATTTCCAAGTAGAATGGCAGTCACTGTACAGAGAAAATTTGAGTTTTATGTCGTGGGTCTCTGGGgaatttgaaatgaactgaTGACACAATACCAGTTAGAGTTACTGTATGTGCTGTTATTGTGCTTTGTTTGAAATCGTATGTAGACAGAGATGTCAGTCTATAATCCATAGTTTCAAATAGGCTTCAACCtagaaaaacaatacaatttcaGAACTAATATTCAGAACTATCAACCATTCCAAACAAATTATTACATGTACACCATGAAAGCTTCAGGAAAGTGTCTTTTGCTACTGTAATTGCACAGTCCATGCCATTCAACCACGGCAGTACTGGCTCAACCATGTGCATTTCATTGTTGTGGGGTGTTAGTGCAGCTTCATAATGGCGCCTCCGAGTGTTTAAATAAACAGCCTGTGAAAGGTCAGAAAGGTCATCGATGGCACAGATGGGAGACGCGGGGTTTGTGTATGAAGTGTGTTCCTAGCGGcgtcccctgtctctctgttgtCTCTCTGCAGCTCTCCGATTGGTGGTTGCAGACTGCTTATCTGGAGTTCCGATTGCCCGTGGTGATGAACTCCAGCCCTGGCGTGGTCCTTCCCCGTCTGGAGTTTCATGATCGGCAGGGGCAGATGaggtgcctgggggggggggggcattggctGGGGCACCTGTTTTAAACAATGGGACATAGAATGGGATGATGACTTCGCTTCTGTGGTCATGAATTCTAATGCCTTCTCCCAGTTTGGGACAGTGCAGACTAGCGTGCATGGCTGCTGATGCTCTGCAGTTTACCAGCTGCGTTTCACCACCGTCCCATTGGAAGACTGCGCTTCACGCGTTGTTGCTGACGGCAGACTGCAGGCGCTTGGACAGCAAGGGACATCCCTCTTGCATGAGGAAAGGACTGAAACCCAGTCAGGATTCAATTTCGGGTTGAGTGCGCGGCTCCACCAAGGATTAGTGCTTTAGCTGTACACTGTCCAGAAGGTCTGGTTATCaacttttcatattttgtggATCCCTCAAGTCTTAGCACCCtcaatttttacaaatattcaaAGCTATGGACTGAACTACATTCAGACTCTAGGCCTTAATACTCAATTCCAATCTGTTGCTCAGATCCAAATTTTAGACTGACTGTTAATTTCTGAAAGTGACCCAAAAGTACTGCAGAATTAGGACAGTGTTAACCTGTGGCATGGAAAATGGTGTGAATTGGCATAATCACCTTGCCAGTGTACCTCCAGTTCGGCAGTGTATGCCAAACTGTACTAATGGTGTTTTCAGTAGAGGGAATACCCCCTACAACTAGTGTCTGCTGGTGTGCTAAACACATGCCTTGGCTGAACAGTTCTGGTCCCTCGGCTACGTGTCCGATGTATTTTCGAATACAGATGTGGCACAAAATAGAGCTGAGAAGAACTGGGGGAAATAATTGGGCTACTTTTAGCTGCAGTGTAATACATGGACCACAGCCTGTGTAACATTAATTACTGCTTGCACCATTCCATCTTGAGGGAGCTTGAGTTTCAGCCTGACCTTTGTACAGACAGCCCACGCCACACGCTCTATTTAAAGCGCCTTAGCTGGTCCCAGGCGATTCTTTTCCCCTCTGCCTTCTGGTCAAATTGGAAGCATTGTTTTCAGTGTCTGTTAAAATATGTAGTGGCAGAGCCTGTTCCAATAGGGTGGTATTTTGAGCTTTACAGAGTTACAATGTGAACCAGTCAGAGGTGTTAGAAATACTGGTGTTGTTTacccacatttatttatttatttatttttttaatcatttatacaTTTCCAGGCACTGTATGTGAGCAACAAATGGATGTAAATTGGGCTAGATGTATTGTTAGTTTTGTTTCACtgcacttatttattcatttattttatacagttttgTTTCTAAAATAGTCAGCAGACCCAATTATTCAATGTGCATTGCATCAACTACAAGTGTATGCACAGTGCAGGAAACGGTAACCGATCAGTTAATAAAATAATCCCAGCCAGTCCAATAAGTGGAGGGTAGGCTTAGTTATTTCAGCGGAATGTGGGTACTGGAGGAGTCTcgttaatttaatttgaaaaaagtcAATTGCAGGGTGTAGTGTGAGGATACAGGTTATTGGACAACGGCTTCACCAGTTGCTTGTTCTTCCAGTTTAGGTCAGCTGCGTAGTAGTTTGCATTGTGAAAATGTGCGGCAGCTGCCTGCAAGCACATAGCAATGTGTGGCCTCCCAGATTAACAAGGGCATTGTGGGGGGTGGGATAGTTCTACACTTACCACTCCGCTTTTCAGAGAGGGACAGTTGGGAATGAAGGGtcgtttaaaaaataagaaatgagcAGCCTCATGCTACAGGGCTTTGTACTATGATGGGTAAATAACCCTAAAGGTCACAgattcgattcccaggtaggacactaccattgtatccttgagcaagttacttacgcagcattgcttcagtacatatccagctgtataaatggatgcaatgtaaatgctatgtagaatgttgtgtaagtcgctctggataagagcatcttctaaatgcctgtgatgtaatgggtCATAGCACCTTCCAAGTAATCAGCATGGTCAGGTCCTGCTCGCTAAGCAGAGGAATGTTGTGGCCTCAACTTTCATGTCAAAATTAGACCCATAACCACGCGGCAAATAATTTTCGAAACCTTTCTCCCTAGGTTTGCCTCTAAGTTGATTGCCGGTGTTTTGGATTTCAAATCCATGATCGACAAGTAAGTACTGGTCCCCTTTACCAAGAAGTACCTGAAATTATATCAAGGTTAGGGCTCAAGCAGTGTCAATTCACGGATTTGTAGAATACTTTGATCTTACACTGTGATGTCTTAGGAAAGATAAAGTTTAAATGATCTTTGTGTGTCCCTCCCACTCTAAACTGTACTTTGTGTATGGTACAGTGAGACCCTGCCTGTGGAATACCTGGGTGGGAAGCCACTCTGCATGAACCAGTATTACCAGATTCTGTCCTCCTGTCGTATCCCTGGCCTAAAGAGAGACACGGTGGTGAACCATGCCATGAGCAAGACACCCCCCATGCACATCACTGTGGTGCACAACTTCCAGGTAcacaggggagggggctgtaaGGGAAGACCCACCTCAGTCCTGGGAAAGAAGGGGTCCTCTGTCTGATCCTGCCTCTGCTCTGCCCGTCTTCCTCCTCGCATCCCCCAGTTCTTCGTCTTGGACGTGTACAACAGTGACGGTTCCCCTCTAACGGTGGATCAGATCTACATGCAGCTAGAGAAGATCTGGAACTCATCCCTGCAGACGAACAAAGAGCCAGTGGGCATCCTGACCTCCCAGCACCGCAACTCCTGGGGAAAGGCCTACAACAACCTCATCAAAGGTGAGAGGGATAGGGGCCTACAACAGCCTCATCAAAGGTGAGAGGGATAGGGGCCTACAACAGCCTCATCAAGGGTGAGGGGGATGAGGGGCCTACAACAACCTCATAAAGCATGAGGGGGTGAGGGGCCTACAACAACCTCATCAAAGGTGAGGTGGGTGTTCAAGGGGCCTACGACAGCCTCATCaagggtgagggggagaggggcctACAACAACCTCATCAAAGGTGAGGTGGGTGTTCAGGGGGCCCAGAACAACCTTATTAAGGGCAAGGAGTACTTCCGGGTGATTGGACAGTGCAATAGGGACAGGGTTTTCATTGTCTATCTTCTGTTGATAAAAGAACAATCCACTTGAATTGCTAACTCACACTTGGTAATGTTGTGTTTGATtgttgtgtaatgtgtgtttttctgccttTGTCCTGTTATTGTTTCAACTGTGGTGTATTCCCATCGCCCTTCAGACAAAGTGAATAAGGAGTCAGTGCGGGCCATCCAGAAGAGCATCTTCACCGTGTGCCTGGACGCCCCCATGCCACGCGTTTCGGATGACCTGTACCGCAGCCGCGTAGCCGCACAGATGCTGCACGGAGGAGGCAGTCGCTGGAATAGTGGGAACCGCTGGTTTGACAAAACCTTGCAGGTGAGTGTGACCCTACAGGTGAGCGTAGCTTGAGTGATGTGCATTGGAATAGTCATCCGGCATCAGTGTGAAAGAGACTACAAGCTAATTTACCTAGTTGGCTTATACTTATACAAGGGGGCTTAACTAGCTGATTGATATTactttgttagctagcttgctatgcATTCAGGGTGGGAATTGATAGCTAAAGACCCTTAAAGAGCTAATATAACCTAATGGTTATACAAAAGTTACGGTTCTTCCATATAAGATCAATTTTGTaaaacagtaatttaaaaaaaaaaactactcacGGAGGGTCTTATACTGACTTGGCCTACTTCAGGATATTTCTAGTACTTCAGTCATCAACAATCTGTGGTCTATCAGTGTTATAGTGTcaatttcatttgcattcagaaGCTTGGACTTAAGAACACAACAGCAAGAACTTAACTTAGCAATGCAGCTCAATGTTTGTCACCTCTACTGTATCAAACTGAGTCCCAGAATAAAACGCACATCCTATAGTTAAATGCGCGGGTCAAGTGCTTATTTGAGCTGTGGTGTGCTGTTCCTGATTCCTGGAGCAGTGGTGCCTCGCTGTTTTTAATGGTGTGGGAAATACTGCAGCTTTAATCTGCTTGGATTGTGGCTGCAAGGGCTTATCATATGTTCCCTATGAAGTGTCTTCATATTTGCTGAGCTCTTGTGTTTTCCTGCCTGCAGTTTATAATTGGAGAAGATGGGTCATGTGGTCTGATCTATGAGCACGCACCTGCTGAAGGACCCCCCATCGTGGCCTTGGTGGACCACGTGGTTGAGTACACGTAAGCGCCCGTTTGCAGGACACGGCTGTCACATTAATAATGGCGGCATATTTTTACTGCTGACAGTGACTACGGGCTGTATGTCAGACCTGCCTGTATAAGTGCCCATAAGTCAGCGTTCTAATAATGAGTCTGAGAGATAGAAAAATGTGTCAAGTATTCCATCAGTATTGTGGGTAGTaccgtgtgtgtacatgtcttgCGTTGCCATCCCAGGTCATTAAATCTCACAACTACAGTATCAACTTGTATCTCCTGGTCGGACTTAGAAAAGATCACATGCATATGAACTATTAACTGCTGAAAAACATCAGACAGTtttagaacagttttttttttttttttttaaacagaatgaaATTTTGGTGTGTGAATGACCATCTCGTAAAACTTATCCTTTAAGTCCGGAGGTTTATACCTTACTACTTTCTTTGGGGTGGTGgtgtctctttttttatttgacagtcTTTTCCCATGAACGTGGTTTTATTAGGTGTAAATCTCAGAAAGCCCATTCCTTGTGTCCTACCCTTGCCACTTCTGCAAACTTTATGTCTTTGTCcttgtgcaaaataaatatgttttgctTCCTGCTGAACAGGAAGAAGTCGGAGATGATACGCTCCCCCATGCTGCCCTTGCCCATGCCCCCGAAACTGCGCTTCAACATCACGCCCGAGGTCAAGAAGGACATCGAGAAGGCCAAGCAGAACATGAACATGTGAGCCTCTATCGCCAGGTtctgcacgagtgtgtgtgtatcatccACACCCGGCTGAGGGCAGTCATTGAATGGGGCTTCAGTCATTTTGTTTGAACCTTGTAAGGCTTTAacagagattacattttttatgttatattttgtgTTGAAAGTAGGTTAATACTAAGATTTCTTTGCTGTtcattaaattttcatttatcatttatttattgttattagtattgTAAATATACTATAATACTATTTTCTGAGCAGGCAAAATTTTTCAGACCAACTTATAGtctatattttataaatgtattgacTGCTGTCTAGGTACGACAGCAGTGCCCCAACTGAGATTTGAGCCTGCAAGCCTGCTTCCTTAACCACCCTACAACAGCGCTGTTCCTTCTCCTGTCTCAAGCTGTGTCCTGTCATTCGGTTGTGGTTTCCACCTCTCATTCAGAATGGTGCATGAGCTGGACGTGAAAGTCATGGTGTTCACCCACTACGGGAAAAACGTCCCCAAATCCTACAAGATGAGCCCTGATGCCTTCATTCAGATGGCTTTACAGCTGGCTTACTTCAGGTACGCTGCAGCTGGGGCACCAGTTGCCCATCTTGCCACATCATTATCACTTGTTTTAGGACCTTTACTTTGATTAAAGGAGTGAAAGTACTGCAGAAAAAGATTATAttgaaaaatgaatgctttCCCTTTCAACAGTGTGATTGTACATATGGGCATAAGTATGTAGGTATTGATATCACACAGTATATTGtgaaatacatgttattaatagtgtgttctgtgttctctcACTGTATGTGTCATACAACGtgttttcctcctctctgtagtatctccctctttctctggcCATAGTAAAATGGTCCCTTGTGCGATAGTCAGTATTGTAGTATATGGTTGTGTTGCTGATTACTCTCCTGATTGGTTCCCACTGGCTCAGGATGTACCATCACTGCTGTTCCACCTATGAGAGTGCCTCCCTGCGCATGTTCGCACTGGGCCGCACCGACACCATCCGGTCCACCTCTATCGACTCTTTCAGATTTGTCCAGGCCATGGACGACTCTTCCAAACAGGTCAGACCTTCACAGTCACCCCTGCACAGGTGCAACTGGTCAGGAGAATCTCACAAAAGTGCCAAATATCTCTTTATTTTGCAATTTACACGatgtgtttttttggaaaaaagttCTTGTTTGAGCAGCAACTTTTCACAAGGAAAATGGGGGAAAtgtacaaatttttttttttcctaaattttTGGGAATTTCcttaaaactgtgtgtgtgtgcgtgtgtgtgttcgttcacagaacacagagaaggTGGCTCTGTTGCATAAGGCTGTCAGCGCTCACAGAGCCTACACTGATATGGTGAGTGTTTcagctctctgcctctgtcaTTGTCATTGTGGGGTCGTTGGTTTACATAGCGAGAATCGTCTGTGTGCTTTTACTACGTGGTCATATACAGTACAGCTAGTTTACTCTGTTTTTAAGAATGATGCTCTACCGTATCGCAAAAAGGcaataaaagaatataaatgaattttAATGGCTGATAGGCATACaattgctaaaaaaaacaaaggaagctTGCACTCTTATCTTCAAAAGAAAACCTTTGTACAACCTGTATTTCACCACAGTGTGTCCTCTATAGGGAGTAATACTGAGTGTTATCTATCATTTGAGACAGTGCCTGATAAAGACATGCTGATAATGGCCTGACAGTGCCAGTCGTTTCCTATAGGACGCACTTGAGTACGTACCCTTCTGTGACTGTGACTTTGCTCAGCCGTCTCAGTCCACACTGCGTTTCCTCAACTGTGCCCTGAGCAGGCGATCCACGGGCAGGCCATCGACCGGCACCTGCTGGGGCTGAAGCTTCAGGGCATCGAAGACCTGACCTCCATGCCCGACATCTTCATGGACACGGCCTACGCCGTGGCCATGCACTATAACCTCTCTACCAGCCAGGTACGCTATGCACAGTTAGGCCGCTAATCCAGGTACTCACTGGTGCGCTGGCATCCATGTCAGAATACGCAAAGATAGGGAAGAGGCCTCAAGTTCttggaagtctttttttttggtcatattCAAATGCAGCACAGCACTTCACAGTATTACAAATTTATTCTAGATTTTCCAAGGTGCAGCACTCGTGACAAAGAAAATTTGCTCAGAACTGACTTTACAAAAGCTGCACAGAATTATAAGAGCAGCGATGCAGTGGCAAACAGAGCcagtcacacagaaaaataatataaaatcgCTCTAGGCTGTTTTTGCAGGGGGTTTATTAACAAAGAGCGAAAAACAATCCAGTTCAATAATCTAATACAGAAGAGGTGTGGGGAAGTTCATTTTGCCTTGGCGGCAGCTTTTTTGTGCAGACCAGCCTGCCATTCCAGTACCTAACAGGCATTATCAAAGAGAGAATGGAACATACATAGGTGTTGTGCTACAGATTAAGAGTAGCGGCAGAGTCGCGCTGGAAGGCGATGTTCTGAGTGCTCGTCTGGCTCCTCTCAAGGTTCCGGCCAAGACGGACTGCGTGATGTGCTTCGGGCCGGTCGTGCCGGACGGCTACGGCGTGTGCTACAACCCCATGGATGAGCACATCAACTTCTCCGTGACGGCCTTCAACAGCTGCGCGGAAACCCACGCCGCCAAGCTAGCCCGCGCCCTGGAGGAGGCGCTGGTGGACATGCGGGACCTGCTGGATCAGACGCCCACGGCCAAGCTGTGAGGAAGGGGTACAGACGCTGCCCCATTCTCTGGGGTTCCAAACTGACGGTGGTGAAAActgtctgggggggggttgttgggcATTTTCACGTGGCTATTCAGCGTTTCACTGATTAAGCTGGAGCTGGGGCTACCGTTTTATCGCCT contains:
- the LOC135265100 gene encoding carnitine O-acetyltransferase-like; translated protein: MLGLLARTMAKPAIMKPSTLVKPVSVTKIVGRYLVHQEGLPKLPVPPLKQTCERYLAVLEPIISEEELSHTRELLAEFLRPGGVGERLQKGLERRARKTENWLSDWWLQTAYLEFRLPVVMNSSPGVVLPRLEFHDRQGQMRFASKLIAGVLDFKSMIDNETLPVEYLGGKPLCMNQYYQILSSCRIPGLKRDTVVNHAMSKTPPMHITVVHNFQFFVLDVYNSDGSPLTVDQIYMQLEKIWNSSLQTNKEPVGILTSQHRNSWGKAYNNLIKDKVNKESVRAIQKSIFTVCLDAPMPRVSDDLYRSRVAAQMLHGGGSRWNSGNRWFDKTLQFIIGEDGSCGLIYEHAPAEGPPIVALVDHVVEYTKKSEMIRSPMLPLPMPPKLRFNITPEVKKDIEKAKQNMNIMVHELDVKVMVFTHYGKNVPKSYKMSPDAFIQMALQLAYFRMYHHCCSTYESASLRMFALGRTDTIRSTSIDSFRFVQAMDDSSKQNTEKVALLHKAVSAHRAYTDMAIHGQAIDRHLLGLKLQGIEDLTSMPDIFMDTAYAVAMHYNLSTSQVPAKTDCVMCFGPVVPDGYGVCYNPMDEHINFSVTAFNSCAETHAAKLARALEEALVDMRDLLDQTPTAKL